TAATTCAACATTGGGCGAAACGACTATAAACAAAACTACTACGCCATCTGCTGCACCCAAAGGCGCTACCTCAACAACATCACTCGAATCTCAAACTAAAActtctgctgctgttgctgaaaCTACCAATATTCCTGAAGCCACATCCTCAATGGTCGATGTCAAATTGGAAAATGAAGACAATGATTATGATGGCGTCTACCATCAACAACAtgaattttgtaattatttgGGCTTAACAGGAATGTCCACGGCTACCGCAATGGCCAATGCTGTGGCTGAATTAGCTCAGTGTAATTTAACACGACGTTCAATGCGTGTGCTAcgtcaacaacaacaagagcgAAAAGAAAAATCTGCCAAAGAAGAACGTGAAATGTGGGCCTTAAAAGAGAAACAATTGAACGAGTTGAAGAAACACAATCGTGGGCCTCGACTAGGTAGTTCGAccacaacgacaacgacaacaatgACCGATAATAATGAGCAACGGAGACGTGAGGAAAGGTAAGTCTTATGgtacatatatatgaaaatagtgTTGGTAGCTTGGTTATTGTAGCTACATAATTGCATGTGGGCTTAGCGATACTTGGCAAGCTCCTACTGGGGAGCAAGGCGGTTCCTCTACATAGACCCTATCGCTTGGTAAGCTACCAGAATGGGATTACTGGCCTCTGCTTTCTTACAGTGTTATAtgttcaatagcttgatataacGTCGTTGTTGTAGTtgaagcagtgtgttatacactaagGCGTCAAACCTTGCCGGCTGCTTTGGTATTGTTTAATAACCTATGTACTGCTTTTGTATAATCGTCCTTCGTCAGTTATAACGTTTTCGCCATTTTGCAAACACTACAATAGTAATAACTAGAGAaatatgtttttgttgtcagcaAATTTTATTCTCTTCTTTAtgctcaccaccgaaggacgggagtgtattcattttgtcattccgtttgcaacacatcgaaatatccatttccgagtatatatatatattcttgtagtCGTAAAATTCTGAGACGAGGTAGCCATGTCCTTCGTTTGTTTGTAGTAATCACGCTTCAGACTTTAAAAAAAGGGATACTGAGTCGAAACTTTGCTCTTAATATAGCCCCgaaatagaccaatctcccgtttttttcttttttaaaaaaccaGTTTGGTTTTGTAGACCCAAAAACCAATGCTTATTTAATAAGGCGGCCGCAAGGTGTATTTATAAGGTGGCCGCTACAACTAAACATATaattttgggaacttgatatgtcaaagtTTTTATACAGGGCGAAAATTCGATTCGCCGATTCGCAAGACGAAAGGAGTTTATTAatataacaaatttttcaaaattccccATAGCTCCAGAGGCTTTACCCACAAAACCATCAAGATGGtaggtttaaatagttttcactaGCTTATTATAGCGCTGAAATAGTTACTAAGTGCAGACCAGGGTACTTCTGGCTCAATTTCAATTGGGCTAGGATTGTTTCCAACTTCATAGGCGTGTGTTTCGATTGCAACTTGGGACCACACATCACGTGTCAAATGCATGACTCTCTGGTGGACATGAGGATTCCTCCTGAATTGAGTTCATACTATTTTGATGGGCAGGATAATTAGCGTACCACTAGCAAAGGGCTCAAATAGGAATATGGTGATTAGGGCTCAATCACCACAAGGATGGTTTTGCATTGTCAGCACTTTGATGTTGCGTTGGACACATGACGGACTTATGCATGATTTGTGGGGATGAGGAGGAGTTATAGACGGTTGATCACCTATTGTGGCACTGCCCTGAAATTGCGGAGTTAGACGCAGCACTATTTCAAAATTAACACCAGCAGCAatcacaaaaatcaatttggagAATATTTATTTGAAGTCTATATTTTTATATGGCGAATTCAAAGATGAATTGACATATCGAGTTCCATCAGCTGTGCTGATGCGGCTacccaaggcgtatttatcaaaTGACCACATCAACCCAGCTGAtagaatttgatatgtcaattaatttttgaattcgccttacaaaaatataaacttcaaaataaaaattttataagatGATTTTTGTGTTAGCTGCTCTTAGGTTCTTACGCTTAGGTTATATAATGGCACACGTCTAGTATCCTCAATCTATTATCTTCATTCAGGGAACTTAGGTCCTTTTTGTCGCCCCCGAAGAAGATTCAAAAATCGGAGAAGAACACATAAAATTTACTGCAGTGCATTGCCAGACATTAGAATGAAGAAGATGAGTATTCAACATGCATGACAGTAATGGCGGCCGAGTGGACTGGAAAGTTCCCTCCAATCTTTCATTTCAAGCCTCTATAGTGATGAAGAGTTGGACTATGCGCCCGAAAATAATTTAGAAAGGAATAAAGGTTTGCGTGCCATAATACTCCACCTACCTccgaaattcaattcaatttcaggGTAGTGCCACAATAGGTGATCAACCGTCTCATACCCACAAACCTTGCCTTAGTCCGCCTCTCTATGTGTGCAGCGCGACGTCAAAGTCCTGATATTGCAATGGTTTATCAGGATCCATGTCAGTAGGGAGAGCGGCAGCTCCACTCCATCTAGGAGATGTCTCCTTAACAAACCAAGTTACGTCATATTGGTGAATAGCACCAGCTTTATTATCGGGGGTTTATGTCAAGCCACGTGTCCAATCTTTGCGGCATACTATACGCCATTTGAACGGCCACACTCCATGATGACATCGTCATTCGTCTTCGTAGCCAAACCCTTTCATTTAAACACTTCATTTTTAAATGACCTGAAAATACCAGATATCGCACAGTCTTAAAAAGGGATATAAAATCCCTCCTTCTGGTGATTGATCAATCTTTCTATTTGAGTCATTTCCTTGTGGTACGCTAACTAACCTGCTTATCAACATataatgaacttaaatcagggGGTCCTTACGGTTACAAACGAGACACACGTTTAGAAAGCTGGAATCAATCCCAGCCCAATTTAAATTTAGCCAGAACTACCCAGGTCTGTCGTGGTAGGTTAAAGGcattcacttggtagctatttaccgcttCCATATCCTAGTAAAAACTATTGAAACCTGCCAtcttggtggttttgtgggATAAGCCTTTAAAGCTATGGGAGTTttgtacatttttaaaatttgttttttcttgcttGACACTCTGATTGgtccaaggcgtatttatcaggtggccgcatcaacctagctgagagaatttgatatgtcaactcatttttgaattcgccgtacaaaaatataaacttcaaaataaatattttataaattgtgtttgctgctgATATGGTTTTTAAACTTAGGGTATATAATGGTCATTGTGTCGCCTGACATATCAATGGCTTTTCAGGACATTCAGTAGTGAGAGCGCCAGCTCCATCACATCTAGGAGAGTTCCCCTGAACATACCAAGTTACCTAGTATTTTGGCAGCATACTATATGCTGTCTGAACGGCCACACACCATGATGATAACGTCATcctcgtagccaacaaactttaactgtccttttcaaatgacctgaaaatccGAAAGCTAAAAGGGGATACACAGTCCCTCCTTGTGGTTATTGAGCTCTAATCACAATCTTCTGCCATCTTGGAGGTTttgtgggttgttgttgttgtagccacatttgcatgtggaggtggcgatcgtcGTCAGGCTCCTGCAGGTGAacaggaccgatcgccgccagAACAGgatggctattggttatttaaccaatagctcgccttgtcatattgaacATCATACGCACTGAGTATTTGTGTAAGATTCGGTgccgtccggcctctcactgagttCTCGccgttcgataccgctgattgtccacgactgccgttgcagcaacgccgtatggagcattccactatccgcccggtagctcgcagctaggCTTTTCGTGGCAACAATGAACactacacagatcggaccttaatgtTCCAGCCAGTTTTGTGGGTAAAGCCTCCGTAGCTAAttggaattttgaacatttttattaaatatgtgtTTTCTTGCCTAacactcaaaaattaataaacttttttcttcttgctctgatttGCCGAAAATTGTAAATGTCAGGGCGAATCGAATTTTCTtcgccctgtttacaaattttgacatatcaagttcccaaaaagatactttgttgtagcaattcgcccaTGCAGCCACCTTATAAATACACTTTGGATTGGTCGAATCAAATTTGAAATGTCACGgcaaattgaattttcttcgcctcgttacaaattttgacataccaagatcccaaaaaagatgctttgttgcaGCAATTCGCCGgtgcggccaccttattaatTCGCTTTGAACACCACTCTACAACTTAAACCGGTGATGTAAATCTCTATCGCATGCACTCTGACACATTATAGCATTGAAATAGCATGAAATATTATAGCATATAGCATCGCATCGCTTCTCGCCCGCAATCTGCAGTTAGCCTAAGCCGAATCAGCAGCGAATATCTTGAGTCCAACtacacattttatcacagccacagtagtggtacagggtacagtttttggttttgtaataaattcgTTTTAGATGTATATttagtttaccaatttcatgctaGGTCCTAAAATATTTAACTAGATTCCTTAGAAAGCATTGCATCCAACATTGGACATCGTGGCGGCATGGGTTAAtaaccgatcgccataatatttcgtattttgcttattgggatcaaaaggaaaacagcaaagcattaaaaaaaatgctttttgttttttgggacactAACTCACATAGTTACATGTGTGTTGGTCTACACTGTAGAAACAAAtgagaaacggaatgacatgaGGGTGTGCAATGGGAGCCTTGtacagaaaataaaaattgtcaaaCAATTGATAAAtgctttgataaaaaaaaagttttttttcttaaatgtgACCTTTGTGACTCGAAATCGCTATTTTTCACCTTAGCCGTGACtaatttattgaaattgatTTATTCTGagagtgtaaaattttctggtAAGACGTACATAAATTTTAATTGTGAATGTGTGTTCTCGTGCTCTTACGTTATTTCCTTGAATAAGACCGCTTGTTTTCACATAAGTAGGGAAAAAATCACCagtgaaaatgttttctaatgaTCTCGCAGGATTCGAagtcaggcattcagcgtcataggcggaagtACGCAAAAGACTTTTTGTAAAACAGTGTGCAAATTTGTTATACATGCCTGAacatacattttgtttttatgcaaATGCACGCATCCACTACTTTCTTTTTCAGCATTGCACACATTCGCTCTGTGTGATCATTTTAGCAGAATATATGATTTCTATGATGACAGCGGTTGTGGTGCGTGAGCTGAGCCTTTCGCTTAGAAGGATAGTTAGGTCACAAACATACGTCCACTTAGGAAACATGACCACAGCTCCTAAAAGGTCTTATGACTGGCAATACCAATGCCAGAATGTTGAATTCGTGCTTCAACGCAGGGAGAGCCGGGTTTGTGGGTATGAAGAGGAGTCGGAGCTTGGGATACCGGAGCTAAAACTaccgggaagtgtatctttcttgcaattgaattgcagtgGTCCAAGATCACCGAGATAGCAGATTTTATGAGCCGGAAGTACATATTGGTTGCTGCGTTCCAGGAGagaaaactaaacaaaactTTCAGCCTGCAAAGTTGTCACGGAAACAATGTTCTACGGAGGGATCGCTAAACGAGTGGAGGTGGGAATTGGCCTTCCAGTTTAAGTCCATCTCGACTGCTGCTGCTGCGCTAGTGCAACCTTCAGGAAATTTATGGATATAGCAGTCAAGTCCGGTATAATGCTGATTGCCGGTTGGTTGTTATGACGCAATCAATGGCCAAATTTAAAGTCCCGACATTAGTGGCCTACTGCGCACCACGTTTCATGTCACTTTCCCCTAGGTAAcaaccagcggggcatagctatGGCAGAGCAGATTGTAAGCTTTATGTTTTGCACGGTCAATGAGGacgcccccactaggattacgggAAGATGCAGCTCCTTGTCATACATTTTCATTGCTACCCCTAATCTCCAGAGCGActtatcctggcaagccgttttttttttttgtgatcagatcacctccccataattctcaccatcgagcGACCATCCACCCATCGAGCACgtaccccacaaacagcgaGCTTTATCAGGAAATAAACAGGGAAGTctacgaacataagcggaatttgtggctggaacacttgaagcaatgtacCGGTTTAGGccagctgtggtctactgttaagtcactcttgaaCTCCGGTAGAAGGGATAACAGGACTTAAGTCACTTTTGACGACGTAACAGTGACTGAGCTGAGGAGATGCGCcaagttgttcaaccgtcaatttattgagcatcccgGAGTAATAAGGCCGGGAGGAGTGCCATTCGTAATATACTTCGTCTCCGAGCTGGGGGATAGCCATCACAATTAACCGTGGACCAAGTTACAATTGTCATCCATAGCGCCAAGTCATtcaagaccgatctcccgccaTATTGACATTCGAGGGTGGTATATCCCCTTTTCAGTATATCCCATCTCGATGGGGACCATTGTAATGGCACAGATCTCGCCCTGAAAACTGAACATCGTCCAGTCTCAACGACATATCGATATCATTTGTTTCCTAGTAGATCCCTAGTTTCACCCCTGTCTTAAAATTAGGTCCATATGagtcaaaacaagaaaaagcatgTTCATTTTGgccggccgaattttatatccctcctccacaatggatcgcatttgtcaagttctttgcacggatTCTCTTTATATGCAGAAACtaaaaatgaataatttaaggtcttaacaAAAAATTCCCATGGATTATCTATTGTATGtgcttggataagaattgctttttgTAGGTGCTCAAGTTATCAAaacgatagatcggtttatgtaggacctacatcaggttatggaccgatttgagtaaAACCAATCTTATTAATTGGAGGTCATTGCAGAAGTTTTCGTgtggtaattcggcccctgatTTAGCCTCTGTTCCATAATGtgggtaaatttgcaaattgaAGAGATTTGACTCTTGAATTTTATACGATTTAACAGAAATTCACGACTTAATTATTATGAACTAATTATTATTTACTGTTCTCTTTCTTTCAGAACAAATTCTGAGCCTATTTACTCTATATTAGcgccaaaagaaaagaaaattagcAACACTTCACAGAACTCGTCTAAGGCCGTAGTAAAGACGGAACAACCACAAATAAAAATTCTCTGTCATATCGCTGCCTCACCACCAGCAGACCACAAAGGCGGAGAAGACGAAGTCGATAGTATTCTCAATAAAGAATGTATAAGAGAAGTAACTCCACCACCAACACCGCCACCTGTCATGCCCCTAAGAGAGTCTTTAATGCGTGGAGctaaacgacaacaacaaaagcatAATAAAGAAGGCAAAGAGATTAAAAGTGAATTTAAGACTGACTGTTATCTAGCATCCGATGAAGAAAGAAAGGATAGTTTGCCACAACTAGAATCCTCCTCGCCATCTATAAGTGAAAGTCGTAAGAAAACATTAAAATCTCCTCGCTTAACATCACATAAATCCACTATCAAAGTAGCTGGACAAAGTACAAACCTTCAAGTAAATGATGAAAATAAAGAAcaatcaacagcagcagcagcaactacAACAAAACTTCTTAAAGGGCAAACTCAACTGCAATCTCCGCCAAGGCAAATGACAACACCCCATACGCCTACAGTTTATAAAACTCAAATTCTGTGTGATTCTCCAGCAACCATAACTTCCCGAAAATCGCACTTCAAGTCTAGTCTGTCTGTAAGCAATGAAATTGCCAACAACAAAGAACAACAAATCGACAGTTCAAtggaaataaaagatatttctgGTGGCGATGAAAATCTGCAAGTAAACGACCGAGCTCTTACACCCACCTCTGCTGTCATAAAGGAGAAATTGCAAGCTGCCCTAGAGGAGTCACGCAAAACAAAGCCCAGTATTTTTATTGTACAAACATTGGAAAGTACAACAGAGACTAATAAAACACCAACGAAAACAGTATCCTTAAATGGGGGTTTCCTCGATAAAGCAAAATTAGAAACTAGAACAACAGCCACTATAAATATACAAACAACACCAACAAGCACAAGGCAAAAGAAATTGGTTGAAAACCTCAATCTGCTGGATAAGAAGAGATTTGCCAATATAACCTCTAGAATGGCCAAGGTTATGGGTAAAAAGAATGGAACAAAGAATTTACTTAGGACTCGCCATAAGAAACATGCATTGTCTTGTAGTTTAAGAAGTGCTCCCAAACGTGAACTTAGGGCACGAAAAATATTCCTTATAAAAACCTCCTCCTCTGCCTCTAAAAAGGAAGGACAACTCAAGCAAACTACTAAAACTTCCAAAGAATTGGAGGCAGTGCCATCCAAGcctaataaaataacaaaatccaCCAAACCCAAAGAAATATCGAATAAACCAATCAGCGTTGGTGAATCCAAGCCCCCCGAAGTcgtcaataacaacaacaacaacaaaagttatCGTAATGCTCAAACCGAGACTTGTGATTTTGAAGTGTACAATATACGTAGGCGTACAAGGTTGATGGCAAAAGCCTCGGCTTTGTTGCAACGCTCCAAGCGCCGCATGTCTCTTGCCGGAGGTCCAGTATTAAACTTTAGAtcaaaaatgttgcaaaaatcCAATGTTGGTCTTAATACAATGCAAAAAACGCAAAAACGACAGCCTAAGATATGGATGAAAAGGGTAAATGTCGAAGTTCAAACAAAAACTTCATCTGCATCAAGCACACCGCCTCAGCCGCAGCTGCTACAGGCGCATACCCCCAAAAAATATGATCAACAAAATGATGTTGTGGTATTCAACAACATACAGGTGAAACAAAATTCTCCTTCCCCTTGCTGTAACCTGCAAGAAAGTGACAATGTTGTGGTTTCTTCCACCACGAATTGTTATGATGAAAGGCCCACACAAAGTCGCATTCCCTCCTCCCCCATTACTTTAAGATCGGCACATAGCACCGCCTCGTGTATGGTAGTCTCAACGCCGCCGGAAACCAAAGACAATTGGACTCAAAGTGATGCCCCCACCATTGACAATGGAGCCATACGATTTCTCAATCCCATATCATCAACCCTACACATGATGCGCAATCCCTTGAATAGTGATCATGGTTTGGTGCAGTATATATACTACGAAGTTGATACACTCATAGTGGTGCAAGAGCGTTTGATAAGTTTTTGGAAAAGCTCAAGTTTGCTCAATACCTTATGGGCACAAGCAGCCTTAAATGTTGGATCCACACAGCAGCAATCACAAAAAGCCTTAAACTCACTTCAAAGTAAAACAAACAACACAATGTCACACATGATGCAGGACCAAATACAAGTTCCTTTGGTGCGTAACAATTTCAAATCAAAGGTTTTTTCATCTGCGGCGGTGTATGGTGAATGGTTGCCCTTGGGGGAGCTTAAACGTTTGCCATATGGTAGGTCTTTAGTAGTTAAtaaatggtgtttttttttctaactcaACTCTTATTTTCAGATGAAGAAGTTCAGGCTCCCTATGCCAATCGAATTTGTCTGCATAATTCTACTCCCATTTATGTTGAGATGCGTGCTCGTCAATTGCCTAAGAATCATCGTGAATGTAATCTCTTGTCaatgtatataaatatttactattttcaCGATGAGGATATGATAGCAAAAACAAATTCTATACCTTTGGATACCATACAAAGGTGACTTTGAAATGTAACCTCTCTTTTTGCAACAACTaatatttattgtatttttgtgTCTTTCTAGTGAACTTCATTCTGTAAATTATACTACCCTTGTGGATTCACGATATTTTATAATGACTTGGCCACAGGAAAATCTTTTGGGCAAAACACGCTCGGGATTATGTAAATATTCGCTAACGCCCCAGTTGGATACTTTGGCCAGCATAAGGGAGTTTAAAAGTATGCGTCACACCATACGTTACCTTGAGTGCATGAGTGGTAAGTTATGGatattgaatattaatttttattccttcgtcgtgccccgcaTTGCTATCTCGGTTTTATTGTGTACTAAGTAAAGCCCTCGTTAACTTCTGCCATCATCCCActgtcctcatctctcgatgcGGCAGCGATGATTGTTCCATTGACATTCTCGCTGTCACTCTTAACGGTTACTATGGCAccgagggataaccaccgctgaaaaattttttctgatgttcgcagCAGGATTTGAATCCTTTGAATCctcgccaggttgttcaaccgtcaatttattgtgcatcccgagggtggcagggcaaggaggaaagccattcgccgtattcgtggtctccgagccgatgaacagccatcacaatttgacgtgggcgaagttacgaatgtcatccgtggcgccaaatcatctaaggcgttgggtcccgacggaatctctacattgaagTTGAAGAATCTgtattcacctggagttgagtaccttactactgtcctcaacctgtctttgaacactcttatagttcccgatgtctggaaaatgggcagtgatcccgctactgaagcctggaaaggttacgagtttgggggagtcgtacagaccgatctcccttctcttacCTGTAGCAAAAACACTTGACGCATTGCTCCCCCCGAgcttcgtaggagaatttccattccgAGCataaacatggatttcgaagactgcatagcacaacaacagctttgcatgccatcaccgcacacatttgccgtggcttccatCAGGGttcagacaaagaaaccttgttgaccacgtacaaagcaaagatcctaccagtgcgaagacataactacacgctgtctaagcaattccttttgggctgttatcgcagagaccatccaaatcgtcttgtggatagatatccaccgcccagaagccttaaggtagatctacatgatgtagagagtgaggttcagcgctacaagagagaagcTCTAGATCAAACAggtagacaacattcatgcagacacggtagcagatgcgataaatggctaccgggtgaatgtagtccttggagaacgaccgcctcccatttcaCTTGAAGGAATTTACCTCCTCCGGCacaccagagtagttctgactcaattacgttc
The Stomoxys calcitrans chromosome 3, idStoCalc2.1, whole genome shotgun sequence genome window above contains:
- the LOC106092585 gene encoding uncharacterized protein LOC106092585 isoform X1; amino-acid sequence: MPRMFANEFVYSSTSDDRYNEFMANASSPPLPQYVAQGQHGQQHQHHNQLPSSALTSSTSMHEARNSKSRSRSPPQPHVQASNQSSDEAQNASPEIQQHIHTISSNDSLEEEQQQSFDEYQAMKAGPVASVSSNDAEDFEGFEDDVTPSQYKRNILDHKRFHLKRQYKKDCLEDSEGAVEAIEVEDDDEVVERIDDQIILRPGMDKTPIRKQNNAVCYPHTPNKRKKQQRERGGIATTPPHIKTPPDQIFEINSDSTTISQKQKRKLINEKFEPYFILNEHYKNLDNVAAAAAPNKCSTESTSEFPVSSPSNPQQPRGSGKYPPRPPLLKNTLPGDSFERQLAMITAYNPQMTLMEKIDGWRCDDECSDVEDVSLFDQEFKRFEKQRKSEMAKQTNSKAIVNEKKYDFDTFKWMLVYNMNVPQKNNKRHGTAGAGGSAGGFSSMGAQKVHEETSETSSDSSESVKHIDERPSTSATAQQQLQQRRCKPPTTNMESSDVKKRFVKETNTKRNQNSTSPPATSSSENEQRYFFQNSKKMPGPHRRFPPTGGGGREIQIHEKLLCPSSSEEANSQDVLTPMQLKVNPPNNLRQKAIATRDSKNLSCLANTKENDSGFRLHRLNREIDKKSSSSMVEHKEPKPISRDKLIDEIDKSIDLEQQISSSTQQIGVNKQQRELFKTPTVPPKYIHNSTLGETTINKTTTPSAAPKGATSTTSLESQTKTSAAVAETTNIPEATSSMVDVKLENEDNDYDGVYHQQHEFCNYLGLTGMSTATAMANAVAELAQCNLTRRSMRVLRQQQQERKEKSAKEEREMWALKEKQLNELKKHNRGPRLGSSTTTTTTTMTDNNEQRRREERTNSEPIYSILAPKEKKISNTSQNSSKAVVKTEQPQIKILCHIAASPPADHKGGEDEVDSILNKECIREVTPPPTPPPVMPLRESLMRGAKRQQQKHNKEGKEIKSEFKTDCYLASDEERKDSLPQLESSSPSISESRKKTLKSPRLTSHKSTIKVAGQSTNLQVNDENKEQSTAAAATTTKLLKGQTQLQSPPRQMTTPHTPTVYKTQILCDSPATITSRKSHFKSSLSVSNEIANNKEQQIDSSMEIKDISGGDENLQVNDRALTPTSAVIKEKLQAALEESRKTKPSIFIVQTLESTTETNKTPTKTVSLNGGFLDKAKLETRTTATINIQTTPTSTRQKKLVENLNLLDKKRFANITSRMAKVMGKKNGTKNLLRTRHKKHALSCSLRSAPKRELRARKIFLIKTSSSASKKEGQLKQTTKTSKELEAVPSKPNKITKSTKPKEISNKPISVGESKPPEVVNNNNNNKSYRNAQTETCDFEVYNIRRRTRLMAKASALLQRSKRRMSLAGGPVLNFRSKMLQKSNVGLNTMQKTQKRQPKIWMKRVNVEVQTKTSSASSTPPQPQLLQAHTPKKYDQQNDVVVFNNIQVKQNSPSPCCNLQESDNVVVSSTTNCYDERPTQSRIPSSPITLRSAHSTASCMVVSTPPETKDNWTQSDAPTIDNGAIRFLNPISSTLHMMRNPLNSDHGLVQYIYYEVDTLIVVQERLISFWKSSSLLNTLWAQAALNVGSTQQQSQKALNSLQSKTNNTMSHMMQDQIQVPLVRNNFKSKVFSSAAVYGEWLPLGELKRLPYDEEVQAPYANRICLHNSTPIYVEMRARQLPKNHRECNLLSMYINIYYFHDEDMIAKTNSIPLDTIQSELHSVNYTTLVDSRYFIMTWPQENLLGKTRSGLCKYSLTPQLDTLASIREFKSMRHTIRYLECMSDDKLIGFGDSQVTVWDHRSGDVIMNYDLGIPLGKNLGSVYYPRQEMDQNNMIILFQCRDFKTDVVDEPPELLTLACTIDHTQTSYRILRQQLLPASFKIIKRAINTGEHLVITNANDEEIWISCNNPALMVYMPKQQQGRLQQHQEQLLQQQQERFYSRSKPHLVELTGQTLNFDTLANYVLKLAAGKALLQNNII
- the LOC106092585 gene encoding uncharacterized protein LOC106092585 isoform X2, translated to MPRMFANEFVYSSTSDDRYNEFMANASSPPLPQYVAQGQHGQQHQHHNQLPSSALTSSTSMHEARNSKSRSRSPPQPHVQASNQSSDEAQNASPEIQQHIHTISSNDSLEEEQQQSFDEYQAMKAGPVASVSSNDAEDFEGFEDDVTPSQYKRNILDHKRFHLKRQYKKDCLEDSEGAVEAIEVEDDDEVVERIDDQIILRPGMDKTPIRKQNNAVCYPHTPNKRKKQQRERGGIATTPPHIKTPPDQIFEINSDSTTISQKQKRKLINEKFEPYFILNEHYKNLDNVAAAAAPNKCSTESTSEFPVSSPSNPQQPRGSGKYPPRPPLLKNTLPGDSFERQLAMITAYNPQMTLMEKIDGWRCDDECSDVEDVSLFDQEFKRFEKQRKSEMAKQTNSKAIVNEKKYDFDTFKWMLVYNMNVPQKNNKRHGTAGAGGSAGGFSSMGAQKVHEETSETSSDSSESVKHIDERPSTSATAQQQLQQRRCKPPTTNMESSDVKKRFVKETNTKRNQNSTSPPATSSSENEQRYFFQNSKKMPGPHRRFPPTGGGGREIQIHEKLLCPSSSEEANSQDVLTPMQLKVNPPNNLRQKAIATRDSKNLSCLANTKENDSGFRLHRLNREIDKKSSSSMVEHKEPKPISRDKLIDEIDKSIDLEQQISSSTQQIGVNKQQRELFKTPTVPPKYIHNSTLGETTINKTTTPSAAPKGATSTTSLESQTKTSAAVAETTNIPEATSSMVDVKLENEDNDYDGVYHQQHEFCNYLGLTGMSTATAMANAVAELAQCNLTRRSMRVLRQQQQERKEKSAKEEREMWALKEKQLNELKKHNRGPRLGSSTTTTTTTMTDNNEQRRREERTNSEPIYSILAPKEKKISNTSQNSSKAVVKTEQPQIKILCHIAASPPADHKGGEDEVDSILNKECIREVTPPPTPPPVMPLRESLMRGAKRQQQKHNKEGKEIKSEFKTDCYLASDEERKDSLPQLESSSPSISESRKKTLKSPRLTSHKSTIKVAGQSTNLQVNDENKEQSTAAAATTTKLLKGQTQLQSPPRQMTTPHTPTVYKTQILCDSPATITSRKSHFKSSLSVSNEIANNKEQQIDSSMEIKDISGGDENLQVNDRALTPTSAVIKEKLQAALEESRKTKPSIFIVQTLESTTETNKTPTKTVSLNGGFLDKAKLETRTTATINIQTTPTSTRQKKLVENLNLLDKKRFANITSRMAKVMGKKNGTKNLLRTRHKKHALSCSLRSAPKRELRARKIFLIKTSSSASKKEGQLKQTTKTSKELEAVPSKPNKITKSTKPKEISNKPISVGESKPPEVVNNNNNNKSYRNAQTETCDFEVYNIRRRTRLMAKASALLQRSKRRMSLAGGPVLNFRSKMLQKSNVGLNTMQKTQKRQPKIWMKRVNVEVQTKTSSASSTPPQPQLLQAHTPKKYDQQNDVVVFNNIQVKQNSPSPCCNLQESDNVVVSSTTNCYDERPTQSRIPSSPITLRSAHSTASCMVVSTPPETKDNWTQSDAPTIDNGAIRFLNPISSTLHMMRNPLNSDHGLVQYIYYEVDTLIVVQERLISFWKSSSLLNTLWAQAALNVGSTQQQSQKALNSLQSKTNNTMSHMMQDQIQVPLVRNNFKSKVFSSAAVYGEWLPLGELKRLPYDEEVQAPYANRICLHNSTPIYVEMRARQLPKNHRECNLLSMYINIYYFHDEDMIAKTNSIPLDTIQSELHSVNYTTLVDSRYFIMTWPQENLLGKTRSGLCKYSLTPQLDTLASIREFKSMRHTIRYLECMSDDKLIGFGDSQVTVWDHRSGDVIMNYDLGIPLGKNLGSVYYPRQEMDQNNMIILFQCRDFKTDVVDEPPELLTLACTIDHTQTSYRILRQQLLPASFKIIKRAINTGEHLVITNANDEEIWISCNNPALMVYMPKQQQGRLQQHQEQLLQQQQERFYSRSKPHLVELTGQTLNFDTLANYVLKLAAVIKCPCV